Proteins from a single region of Methanotorris igneus Kol 5:
- a CDS encoding MBL fold metallo-hydrolase: MIKLLYEGELVRENGVIKKASSSVTLIQTKNHNIIVDTSTRDKRELIIEELKKLNLEPKDIDVIINTHRHYDHIENNDLFKNAVIYASPYECEGCSLGYEFVSIDEFKDDEIEIIDTPGHTWGSISIIYKDYVIVGDAAPLKRNILENIPPGVRVSEKVALRSLQKIRSLKKHVITGHDGIVYADEL, translated from the coding sequence ATGATTAAACTTTTGTATGAAGGAGAGCTTGTAAGGGAAAATGGTGTAATAAAGAAAGCATCTTCATCAGTAACACTAATCCAAACAAAAAACCATAATATAATTGTAGATACATCAACAAGGGATAAGAGGGAGTTAATTATTGAAGAGTTAAAAAAACTAAACTTGGAACCTAAAGACATTGATGTTATTATAAATACACACAGACACTACGACCACATAGAAAACAACGACTTATTCAAAAACGCAGTAATATACGCCTCTCCATACGAATGTGAAGGTTGTAGTTTGGGATATGAGTTTGTATCAATTGACGAATTTAAAGATGATGAAATAGAGATAATAGACACTCCAGGGCATACATGGGGAAGTATATCAATAATTTATAAGGACTACGTTATTGTTGGGGATGCTGCTCCATTAAAAAGAAATATCCTCGAAAATATCCCCCCAGGTGTTAGGGTTAGTGAAAAAGTTGCATTGAGAAGTTTGCAAAAGATAAGGAGTTTAAAAAAGCACGTAATAACTGGACATGATGGCATCGTCTATGCAGATGAACTATAA
- the aroA gene encoding 3-phosphoshikimate 1-carboxyvinyltransferase yields the protein MLIVRKTDRIEGVVNAPPSKSYTHRAVIGASLAEGTSRIKNPLNGADCLSSVHGCRMLGAEIELNEEYWIVKGTSPQTPDNIIDIGNSGTTLRILTGISSQIPKGYAILTGDDSIRRRPMQPLLDALKQLGIEAFSSKGNGTAPIIVKGGKLKGDVVKIRGDISSQFITSLMMTLPFNENDTEIVLTSPLKSRPYLEITMDVLDKFGIKIDETEDGFLVYGNQKYKAIDYTVEGDYSSASYLVAAGVLFNSDITINNLFKDSKQGDKAIIKIVKEMGADVKVKDDKIIIRGEYNLHGIDVDVKDIPDLVPTIAVLGCFAEGKTTIYNGEHVRLKECDRLSACAKELSKMGAKITEKPDGLVIEGVKKLKGAKLNTYHDHRLVMAFTIAGMKAEGETVIEGEEAVRISFPNFVEVMKSLGANIEVR from the coding sequence ATGCTAATTGTTAGGAAAACTGATAGGATTGAAGGAGTTGTTAATGCTCCACCGTCAAAATCATATACGCATAGGGCAGTTATAGGAGCATCTTTGGCAGAGGGAACATCAAGAATAAAAAACCCTCTAAATGGAGCGGACTGCCTCTCATCTGTTCATGGATGCAGAATGTTAGGAGCAGAGATTGAATTAAATGAAGAATACTGGATTGTTAAAGGAACTTCTCCACAAACACCAGACAACATAATAGATATTGGAAATAGTGGAACCACCTTAAGGATTTTAACTGGTATCTCTTCCCAAATTCCAAAAGGATACGCAATTTTAACTGGAGATGATTCCATAAGAAGAAGACCCATGCAACCTTTATTGGATGCATTAAAACAACTTGGCATAGAGGCGTTTTCATCAAAGGGAAACGGAACCGCCCCAATAATTGTTAAAGGAGGAAAATTAAAGGGAGATGTTGTTAAAATTAGGGGAGATATAAGTTCCCAATTCATAACCTCATTAATGATGACCTTACCGTTTAATGAAAATGATACAGAGATAGTATTAACTTCCCCACTAAAATCAAGACCATATTTGGAAATCACAATGGACGTATTGGACAAATTTGGGATAAAAATTGATGAGACAGAGGATGGCTTTTTGGTTTATGGAAATCAGAAATATAAAGCAATAGATTATACTGTTGAAGGTGACTACTCATCGGCATCCTATCTTGTTGCAGCAGGGGTTTTATTTAACTCAGACATAACAATAAATAACTTATTCAAGGATTCAAAGCAAGGAGATAAAGCAATAATAAAAATTGTCAAGGAAATGGGAGCAGATGTTAAGGTTAAGGACGATAAGATTATTATTAGAGGAGAGTATAACCTACATGGTATTGATGTTGATGTTAAGGATATTCCTGACTTAGTTCCAACAATTGCTGTCTTAGGATGCTTTGCAGAAGGAAAGACCACAATCTACAATGGAGAACATGTTAGGTTGAAGGAATGTGATAGATTATCTGCATGTGCAAAGGAATTAAGCAAAATGGGAGCAAAAATAACAGAAAAACCAGACGGGTTGGTAATTGAGGGCGTTAAAAAATTAAAAGGAGCAAAATTAAACACCTACCATGACCATAGATTAGTTATGGCATTCACCATTGCTGGAATGAAGGCAGAAGGGGAAACTGTAATTGAAGGAGAAGAGGCTGTAAGAATATCATTCCCTAATTTCGTTGAAGTGATGAAATCTTTGGGAGCAAATATTGAAGTTAGATAA